The following coding sequences lie in one Arachis ipaensis cultivar K30076 chromosome B05, Araip1.1, whole genome shotgun sequence genomic window:
- the LOC107642110 gene encoding uncharacterized protein LOC107642110 → MSAQNKKNRAQQKFRHRKGPINFARIRARLAASKENNEPPTQAEMFVETRQSTKEKSLDEDTLDVIAHLQAENKKSKESAIRAFQSIFGKEKAGRVRCHGRVTTPTLLKKNEETATFKQQHATEKTTLENKVDVMQKEVDELKLLVKMMLQQKSSGVDLDMLAAQLGSTLGNANNDAHEEKNYVEGEIELD, encoded by the exons ATGTCTGCGCAGAATAAGAAAAATAGGGCACAACAGAAATTTAGGCATCGAAAGGGACCAATAAATTTTGCAAGAATACGTGCAAGATTG GCTGCTTCTAAGGAAAATAATGAACCACCTACTCAAGCAGAAATGTTTGTTGAGACTCGCCAAAGCACAAAGGAAAAATCATTGGATGAAGACACTCTAGATGTTATT GCACATTTGCAAGCTGAGAATAAAAAGTCTAAAGAATCAGCAATTAGAGCTTTCCAATCCATATTTGGGAAAGAGAAGGCAGGGAGAGTGCGATGTCACGGAAGAGTTACCACACCAACTTtgttgaagaaaaatgaagaaactgCCACCTTTAAGCAGCAACATGCAACTGAGAAAACAACATTAGAGAATAAGGTTGATGTGATGCAAAAAGAAGTAGATGAACTAAAATTGCTTGTTAAGATGATGCTGCAACAAAAAAGCTCAGGAGTGGACCTTGACATGTTAGCTGCTCAATTAGGAAGCACTTTAGGCAATGCGAACAATGATGCGCATGAAGAG aaaaACTATGTTGAAGGGGAAATCGAACTTGATTAA